The Aptenodytes patagonicus chromosome 25, bAptPat1.pri.cur, whole genome shotgun sequence genome window below encodes:
- the FUT6 gene encoding 4-galactosyl-N-acetylglucosaminide 3-alpha-L-fucosyltransferase FUT6 — protein MELMKGKKICKKLLTFLLYSFIFSSFFVFLHQFRTSEREHYVSNPSAQIAHAGNTSAPPKGEHRLTILLWKWPSGHHFSFMNCSKLYSIPNCHFTINRSWSQKADAVIMHHRDVCRDMEGLAQFPRLPSQHWIWFNMESPSHSPNLSAMDNVFNLTMSYRRDSDIYIPYGELQLLGQPQPLSIPPKTKMVAWVVSNWKAGSHRVKYYQELKKHITVDIYGKHHLPLPRDKLLPTVSQYKFYLAFENSQHEDYITEKLWRNALSSGTVPVVLGPPRENYERFLPPDSFIHVDDFASAGDLARYLWDLSEDAERYQRYFQWRKWLKPIVRSGWAVHVCGACRFLQTTAASTCLDETFLRLLSFLKSPCWTLVNPFGNSI, from the exons ATGGAGCTCATGAAAGGGAAGAAGATCTGCAAGAAACTCCTCACCTTCCTGCTCTACAGCTTCATCTTCAGctccttctttgtttttcttcatcagttcAGGACTTCTGAGCGAGAGCATTATGTTTCCAATCCCTCTGCACAAATAGCTCATGCTGGAAACACCAGCGCCCCACCGAAGGGTGAACACAGGCTGACTATCCTGCTGTGGAAGTGGCCCTCTGGGCACCACTTTAGCTTCATGAACTGCTCGAAGCTCTACAGCATCCCGAACTGCCATTTCACCATCAATCGCAGCTGGTCCCAAAAGGCTGATGCTGTGATTATGCATCACAGGGATGTGTGCAGGGACATGGAGGGGCTGGCCCAGTTCCCCAGACTCCCTTCCCAGCACTGGATCTGGTTCAACATGGAGTCCCCAAGTCACTCTCCAAACTTAAGCGCCATGGACAACGTCTTCAACCTGACCATGTCTTACCGGAGAGACTCGGACATCTACATCCCTTATGGGGAGCTGCAGCTcctcggccagccccagcccctcagcATCCCGCCCAAGACCAAGATGGTGGCCTGGGTAGTCAGCAACTGGAAAGCAGGCTCCCACCGGGTAAAGTACTACCAGGAGCTGAAGAAACACATCACTGTGGACATCTATGGGAAGCATCACTTGCCCCTGCCCCGGGACAAGCTCCTTCCCACTGTATCCCAGTACAAGTTCTACCTGGCTTTTGAGAACTCGCAGCATGAAGACTACATCACCGAGAAGCTCTGGAGGAATGCCTTGTCCTCTGGCACCGTCCCTGTCGTGCTGGGGCCTCCTCGAGAAAACTACGAGCGCTTCTTGCCCCCTGACTCCTTCATCCATGTCGATGACTTTGCCAGCGCTGGGGACCTGGCGCGGTACCTGTGGGACCTGAGCGAGGATGCCGAGAGATACCAGCGCTACTTCCAGTGGCGCAAGTGGTTGAAACCCATAGTGAGGTCCGGCTGGGCCGTGCATGTCTGTGGAGCTTGTCGCTTCTTGCAGACGACGGCGGCCAG TACCTGTCTAGATGAGACCTTCCTGAGGCTGCTTAGTTTCTTGAAGAGCCCTTGCTGGACCTTAGTGAACCCCTTTGGAAATTCAA